From Solea solea chromosome 20, fSolSol10.1, whole genome shotgun sequence, one genomic window encodes:
- the vps72a gene encoding vacuolar protein sorting 72 homolog a — MTLVVGRQPRKTAGNRMSKLLDAEEEDDFYKTTYGGFNDESGDDEYHGDHSDTEDEVDSDFDIDEGDEPDSDQEEDAPRRKSRVVTKAYKEPIKVAKPKPKKPSEEQKKTEKTKVELKRRIPQEFQDFNETARKSVRQSTSEHTRKTNLRLQERQDAPRRRRGAHRDRPLTQEELLAEAKITAELNIRSLENYERLEADKKKQVHKKRRFEGPTIRYHSVLMPLVSHSVLKEENVDVEGLDQDVPAPQNPTTPSQQPAGGLCSRTYITFSDDEAFEAAFPLSAQSSPQLPVQEVCPVTHKAALYRDPVTDIPYANARAFRIIREAYRKYVAAHGFPNTSGGMTGLDSSATKGTRQKMVVKQSAVAT, encoded by the exons ATGACTTTGGTGGTCGGTCGACAGCCTAGAAAGACTGCGGGAAACCGCATGTCCAAATTACTGGATGCTGAAGAAGAGGACGACTTCTACAAGACCACTTACGGAGGCTTTAACGAC GAATCGGGAGATGATGAGTATCATGGAGACCATTCAGACACGGAGGACGAAGTTGACAGCGACTTCGACATTGACGAGGGAGACGAGCCAGACAGCGACCAGGAGGAGGATGCACCTCGGCGTAAAAGTCGAGTTGTCACTAAAGCTTATAAA GAACCTATAAAGGTGGCAAAACCTAAACCCAAAAAGCCCTCAGAGGAACAGAAGAAGACCGAGAAAACAAAAGTGGAGCTGAAAAGAAGAATTCCACAAGAATTCCAAGACTTTAACGAGA CCGCCCGCAAGTCCGTGCGACAGTCCACCAGTGAACATACACGCAAGACCAATCTGCGCCTACAAGAGCGCCAGGACGCCCCGCGGAGAAGGAGAGGTGCTCATCGTGACCGGCCCCTGAcacaggaggagctgctggCTGAGGCCAAGATAACTGCTGAGCTCAACATTCGATCACTAG AGAACTATGAACGCCTGGAGGCAGACAAGAAGAAGCAAGTCCACAAGAAGCGGCGTTTTGAGGGACCAACAATCCGTTACCATTCGGTCCTGATGCCCCTCGTCTCCCACTCCGTcctgaaagaagaaaatgtcgATGTTGAAGG gtTGGACCAGGACGTCCCTGCGCCACAGAATCCCACCACTCCGTCGCAGCAGCCTGCCGGAGGCTTGTGCTCCCGTACGTACATAACGTTCAGTGACGACGAGGCTTTCGAGGCGGCGTTTCCTCTCAGTGCACAGTCCAGTCCTCAGCTCCCCGTCCAGGAGGTCTGTCCCGTCACCCACAAGGCAGCGCTGTACCGAGACCCCGTCACCGACATCCCCTACGCCAACGCCCGAGCCTTCCGCATCATTCGAGAAGCTTATCGCAAATACGTGGCCGCTCACGGATTCCCCAACACGTCGGGAGGGATGACGGGACTCGACTCCTCGGCAACTAAGGGCACTCGCCAAAAAATGGTCGTGAAGCAGAGTGCGGTTGCAACATag
- the LOC131447917 gene encoding leucine-rich repeat and immunoglobulin-like domain-containing nogo receptor-interacting protein 1: MFEGIAVHQHLCWALLYLMAADVALASERLQPCPQSCRCNTELLQVNCSHGQLRTTPDSLSQDAKILNLTHNKIKTLGHQQFQTLTQLLHLDLSDNLLAVVDLEAFLGLQSLLTLRLARNRLKIIPVGAFAGLSNLQFLDISSNEILVFLDFAFRDLVALRYISAADNDLVFISRQAFSGLTSLQEMHLDACNLTAVPTEALTPIRVLRSLHFHRLGLTTLPNYSFHHLVHLKELVISHCPWLETLSGNSLFGLNLTSLSIRHGNLHAIPYIPLHHLVYLLFLDLSFNPITSIQGNLLGDLLRLQELHLVGGSLLHIELGAFRGLMNFRLLNVSRNLLTTLESGVFQSVDTLKTLRLDNNPLACDCRLLWVVRRHLYLDFGKHSPTCTTSLQLEDWTFLDFSGGELQGLLTCRQPRILNRNPQRVIVDQGHTVVFSCNAEGDPLPRLTWLNPQLKALSPTGRIRALTNGSLEVRYAQPQDSGTYHCVASNAAGNDSLPVSLHVRAFPSSHKKPFPFQGWFELPSASPGVNENQKLPFDVKTLLIAAAIGFLSFFSSVSLCFIFMFFWSKSKGQIKHTATIAYVPRSAGSNSNRGTGNYMETSRFTMKLI, encoded by the coding sequence ATGTTTGAGGGGATCGCCGTCCATCAGCACCTGTGCTGGGCACTTCTCTACTTGATGGCAGCAGATGTGGCACTCGCATCTGAGAGACTCCAGCCGTGTCCACAGTCCTGCCGCTGTAACACAGAGCTGCTTCAGGTGAACTGCTCTCATGGCCAACTCCGCACAACACCTGACAGTCTCTCACAAGATGCTAAGATACTAAACTTGACCCACAATAAGATTAAAACTCTGGGGCATCAACAGTTTCAGACGCTAACACAACTTTTACATTTGGATTTAAGTGACAACCTCCTGGCAGTAGTTGACCTGGAAGCCTTTCTCGGCTTGCAGAGTCTGCTCACGCTGCGTCTCGCCCGCAATCGCCTGAAGATTATTCCCGTGGGAGCATTTGCTGGTTTATCAAACCTGCAGTTCCTGGACATAAGCAGCAACGAGATTCTTGTTTTCCTGGATTTCGCTTTCCGTGACTTGGTGGCCCTGCGGTACATTAGCGCAGCAGACAACGACTTAGTTTTCATCTCTCGTCAAGCCTTCAGCGGACTAACAAGTCTGCAAGAGATGCACCTTGATGCCTGCAACCTCACCGCTGTTCCGACAGAAGCGCTCACACCAATCCGTGTGCTGAGGAGCCTTCATTTTCACCGCCTGGGTCTCACCACATTGCCAAACTATTCATTCCATCATCTAGTGCACCTCAAGGAGCTCGTCATTTCTCACTGTCCCTGGCTGGAGACGCTGTCAGGAAACAGCCTCTTTGGCTTAAATCTTACATCCCTCTCCATTAGACATGGTAACCTCCATGCTATACCCTACATTCCTCTGCATCATCTCGTATATCTCTTATTCCTTGACCTTTCCTTTAATCCAATCACTTCCATTCAGGGGAACCTGCTGGGAGACTTGCTCCGGCTCCAGGAGCTCCATCTGGTCGGTGGTTCATTGCTGCACATCGAGCTTGGAGCATTCAGGGGTTTAATGAATTTCAGATTGTTGAATGTATCCAGAAATCTTCTCACCACACTTGAGTCCGGCGTTTTTCAGTCTGTGGACACCCTAAAAACCCTGAGACTTGATAACAACCCACTGGCGTGCGACTGCCGTTTGCTGTGGGTGGTGAGAAGACACCTGTACCTGGACTTTGGCAAACATTCGCCGACTTGCACTACCTCCCTCCAGCTGGAGGACTGGACTTTTCTTGACTTTTCTGGCGGCGAGCTTCAGGGTTTGCTCACTTGTCGGCAGCCTCGGATTTTAAACCGCAATCCTCAAAGGGTGATCGTTGATCAGGGTCACACAGTGGTGTTTTCCTGCAATGCAGAAGGTGACCCTCTGCCACGTTTGACCTGGCTGAACCCACAACTAAAGGCTTTATCACCGACTGGCAGAATACGGGCTCTCACAAACGGCTCATTGGAGGTTCGTTATGCTCAGCCTCAGGACAGTGGTACTTATCACTGTGTGGCATCTAATGCAGCAGGAAACGACAGCCTGCCCGTCAGCCTTCATGTCCGAGCCTTTCCATCATCTCATAAAAAACCCTTTCCTTTTCAAGGATGGTTTGAGCTTCCGTCGGCCTCTCCAGGTGTGAATGAAAATCAGAAACTTCCCTTTGATGTCAAGACATTACTAATAGCAGCAGCTATcggttttctttcatttttcagctctgTGAgcctatgttttattttcatgttcttCTGGAGTAAGAGCAAAGGGCAAATAAAGCACACAGCCACAATCGCATATGTGCCACGGAGTGCCGGGTCGAACAGTAACAGAGGAACAGGCAACTACATGGAGACCAGCAGGTTTACAATGAAACTTATATGA